A stretch of the Lactuca sativa cultivar Salinas chromosome 9, Lsat_Salinas_v11, whole genome shotgun sequence genome encodes the following:
- the LOC111905516 gene encoding GDSL esterase/lipase At4g10955: MVSYGEIFDVSGPVHLLTSFDWRNTFHRRSLAASLVEGVYLLERDRQRGSIQQDAHAPPWWERFQFQLNRVLVDDSDLSYFGAIFELKYAHPFFYQSTPHPPRYVVAFRGTILNSSSRSDDMKLNARCIFDTLEESSRFRTAFDAVWNTVAMVGAANVWIAGHSLGASIAMLAGRNMAKSRYQLETYLFNPPIISLPIEKIIPNETLKHGVRVAGSFLTAGIAAAMNRRREDPEEDPFVVLSEWTPYLFVNPSDTICAEYIGYFEHREKMEEMGVGRIENVATRYSIGSLVYGTIGRESEPLHLLPSAYMTVNIRPSEDFNKAHGLDQWWQDHCQWRSKLYKFK; this comes from the exons ATGGTTTCATACGGGGAAATTTTTGATGTTTCAGGACCTGTACACCTGCTAACTTCTTTCGATTG GAGAAACACGTTTCATCGAAGATCCCTTGCTGCAAGCCTTGTTGAAGGTGTTTACCTTCTGGAAAGGGATCGTCAACGAGGAAGCATTCAACAGGATGCTCATGCTCCTCCATGGTGGGAACGATTTCAGTTTCAGTTGAATCGCGTTCTAGTAGACGATAGTGATTTATCCTACTTTGGGGCAATTTTCGAGCTCAAATATGCACATCCGTTCTTCTATCAATCAACTCCGCACCCTCCGAGATATGTCGTAGCGTTTCGAGGCACAATCCTGAATTCTTCAAGCAGATCTGACGATATGAAGCTAAATGCTAGGTGTATTTTTGATACACTCGAAGAAAGCTCTCGATTTCGTACAGCTTTTGATGCAGTTTGGAACACGGTGGCGATGGTTGGAGCAGCAAACGTTTGGATAGCCGGACATTCGTTAGGTGCGTCGATTGCAATGCTCGCAGGGAGGAACATGGCGAAGTCTCGATATCAATTGGAAACATATCTGTTCAATCCGCCGATCATATCGCTTCCAATCGAGAAGATAATCCCAAACGAAACGTTGAAACACGGCGTCCGTGTAGCTGGTAGTTTCTTAACGGCCGGAATTGCGGCGGCGATGAACCGGCGCCGTGAGGATCCAGAAGAAGATCCGTTTGTTGTGTTGTCCGAATGGACGCCGTATCTGTTTGTGAATCCATCAGATACGATCTGTGCGGAGTATATAGGATATTTTGAACACAGGGAGAAGATGGAGGAGATGGGAGTCGGAAGAATCGAAAATGTGGCGACGAGATATTCGATCGGAAGTCTGGTTTACGGCACAATTGGGAGGGAATCGGAGCCGTTGCATCTGTTACCGTCGGCTTATATGACGGTGAATATTAGACCGTCGGAGGATTTCAATAAAGCTCATGGACTTGACCAATGGTGGCAAGATCATTGTCAATGGCGATCGAAACTATACAAATTCAAgtag